CACTGTCTCTGCGGTTGAAAATAACATCGAAGAGGTTCAAATAGAGCTGGTCGGCACGTTAAATAAAAGCGAAGTCGCCATCATTACTGTGGCAATTATTTGCGTCTTCCTTGCCTTTTTCATTATTTACCAAACCCATATCATTTTAATCAAACATCAAGAAGACATGCGCCAAGCCAAAGAAACAGCCGAACTTGCCAGCCGTGCAAAATCTGAGTTTTTAGCCAATATGTCCCATGAATTGCGCACCCCTTTAAATGCCATTATCGGTTTTTCAGAAGCTATCAAAATGAAAATATTCGACCCGGTAAAAGATGCGGAAAACTACGATGACTATATCAACAGCATCCATATATCCGGGGTACATTTGCTGGATGTTATCAATGATGTACTGGATGTTTCGCGCATTGAGGCTGGAAAATTCACCCTTGAAGAAGAAGATGTTGACCTTAAAGAAGTCGTTGAAGCAAGCTTACGCTTGGTCAAAGATCGCGCCTATCAAAGTGGCGTAAAGCTCACAACTAAAGTGGATGAAGGGCTCCCGCTAATTTTTGCCGATAAAACCCGCTTGAAACAAATCTGCATCAACCTGCTGTCCAATGCGGTTAAATTTACAGAAGAAAATGGTCAGGTCAGCGTCACGGTTTGTGCGCAACAAAATGGCAATATTTTGCTGGAAGTCACAGACAGTGGCATTGGCATGACCCAAGAAGAAATTGAAAAAGCCCTTGAAGTCTTTGGACAAGTTGAAAGCCAGCTTTCAAGAAGCCATGAAGGCACAGGCCTTGGCCTGCCTCTTGTGCAATCTCTTATTCGCCTGCATGGCTGGGGCTTTAAAATTGAAAGTGACAAAGGTAAGGGGACGAAAGTTTCCATCCCCATTACCCCTGAGCGTATCAGACTATAGCCTAGATCACATCTTCCAAATCATCAATAAAGCCAGACACCACATTAAGGCCACGCTTCCAGAAATCTGGATCAGACGCATCCAGACCAAAGGGTGCTAACAACTCTTTATGACGTTTTGAGCCACCAGCGGCCAACATATCGCGATATTTACCTTGGAAACCCTCATGACCATTTTGGAACACATCATAAAGGGAATTCACCAGACAATCGCCAAAGGCATAGGCATAAACATAAAAAGGCGAATGGATGAAATGGGGAATATAGGCCCAGAAATGCTTATATTCATCTTCATATCTAAAGGCTGGACCTAAGCTTTCAGTTTGTACAGACATCCAAATCTCACCAAGGCGATCAGGCGTTAACTCACCTTTTTTGCGCTCATCATGGACTTGGCGTTCAAAATCACAAAAAGCCACTTGCCGCACAACGGTGTTGAGCATGTCCTCCACTTTGCCTGCCAGCATAATGCGACGGCGTTTTTCATCACTTTCTTTATCCAACATAGAGCGAAAGGTCAGCATCTCCCCAAAGACAGAGGCTGTTTCTGCCAAGGTCAGGGGTGTATCAGCCATCAAGGGGCCTTGGTCTGCAGCTAAGACCTGATGTACACCATGACCGAGCTCATGGGCCAATGTCATCACATCACGCACCTTGCCATGATAATTCAGCAAAATATAAGGATGCGCTGATGGCGTTACAGGATGGGCAAAGGCACCACTGTCCTTACCTGCGCGTGGGGGTACATCAATCCAGTTTTCATCAAAGAAACGTTGACCGATTTGGGCCATCTCCCCATCAAAAGCATTATAGGCGGTAAGCACTGTGTCTTTGGCCTCACTCCATTCGATCTTGCGATCATCATCTTCAGGCAAGGGGGCATTGCGATCCCAATAATCCAGTTTATCAACACCAAACCATTTTGCCTTAAACCCATAGTAACGGTGCGCCAGATCGCCATATGAATCTTTTACAGAGCCGATCAACGCATCCACAACCTCATCTTCCACAAGGTTAGACAGATTGCGCGATGAGATGGGACGTTCCAACCCGCGCCATTGATCTTCCGTCGCCTTATCCTTGGCAAGGGTATTGGTGATGAGAGAGAAAAGACGGATATTTTCACCTAACACACCACCGAATGATTTAGCAGCCTCTTTGCGCTCCGCCCCCTCTTTAGAGGACATTTTATCAAGCACATCTGAAATGGTAACTTCTTTGCCTTGTAGGGGAAAACGAAGGCCTGCCATGGTCTCATCAAACAGGCGGTTCCACGCCCGTTTACCACTGACCGATTTTTCATGCAGCAGACGTTCCATTTCTTCGCTAAGCTGATAGGGGCGATGCACCCGTACATCCATCACCCATGGGCGGTATTTTGCAGCGGCTTCTTCTTTAAAGAAACCCTCCAACACCTCATCTTCAAGCTTGTTGATCTCTAGAGTATAAAACAAGATCAAGCTGGAAAGGTCAGTAATTTCTTCCTGCATATTTTGATAAAACTGACCGATGGCAGCATCGGTATTATCGCTTGAATATTGCAACTGGGCATAACTGATCACGCGCCCCAAGATATCTTCCATTTGTTCATAGGCTTCAAGGGAGGCTGCAAAACCTTTCCCATCCAGCGTGGCAAGCTTGCCCTGATAGGCCTTGGCAAAGTTTTGTGCCAGCTCTTTTGCCGTGCTTAAATCATCTTTAAGCTCAACCGCCTTGATGGAAGAATACAGGTGAGTTAGGTCCCAAGTTGGTAAATTTGTTTTCATTTGTTCTTTTTCACTTTGATGAAGAGAGGGTTTTGCGGCTAGAATTGGCGCTTATCCCCATAATGTCAACCGGACAAGACATTCAATTATGACAAACTATCTCTGGCCCAATCTGGTCACCATGTTTTTTGATCAAGCCAACGCAAAGGGCGATAAGCCTTTTGTCTGGCAAAAAGTTGATGATCAATATGTTTCCACAAGCTGGTCAGAAGCTGCAAATCAAGTGGTCAATCTGGCACGTGCCTTAAAAAAACATGGCATTGAAAAAGGCGATCGTATTGTTCTGGTCTCAGAAAACCGTTCACAATGGGGCATTGCCGATATGGCGATTATGGCAGCAGGGGCCATCACGGTTCCCGCCTATACGACCAATACGGTAAATGATCATCGTCATATTTTAAATAACTCCCAAGCTAAAGCCGCCATTGTTTCAAACCAGCGCCTTAGCGAGACACTTTTGCCCGCAACCCATGGCGCAGCTGAGCTTGAATTCGTTATCACCATGGATGGGTTTGAGCTCAAACAAGAACTCTCCCACCCTCTGCATAGCTGGCAAGAGATGGTTGAAACAGGCGCGAGGCTTGATGATGAAATTATCCAACAGGCAAGCGAGCTTAGCTTGGATGATACTGCTTGTATCATCTATACCTCAGGCACAGGTGGCACGCCCAAAGGGGTAATGCTTGCGCACCGCTCCATCCTGCATAACTGCCAAGGTGCGACCAAGCTTTTAAAATCCATCGGGCTTGAGGATGAAACTTTCCTTTCTTTCTTGCCGCTCTCACATTCTTATGAACATACCGCCGGATTGATGTGGCCGATTTATCTGGGCGCGCAAATCTATTATGCTGAACGCGCCGATACCCTTGCTGCCAATATGGCAGAATGTCACCCGACGCTGATGACATCAGTTCCGCGCCTTTATGAAATGATGCGCGGTAAAATCCTGCGCGGGCTGGAAAAGCAAAGTGAAAAGAAGCAACAAATCTTCATGAAAGCCCATGATTTGGGCCGGGCAAAATATCTCGGTGAGCCTTTGGGTTTTTTAGGCAGCCTCCAGAATATGGCGCTTAAAAAACTTGTGCGCAATAAAGTGCGCGAAAAATTTGGCGGTCGCCTTAAGGCTATGGTCTCAGGTGGCGGACCGCTTAACCCGGATGTAGGTATCTTCTTTCAAGCCCTTGGCATACGCATTTTACAAGGTTACGGACAGACTGAATCCGGCCCCGTGATTAGTGTTAATGCCCCCCATAAAATTAAAATGCAAAGCGTTGGCCCTGCCCTTGAAAACACCGACCTTAAAATTGCCCCTGATGGGGAAATTTTGGTGCGCGGCGATTTGGTAATGAAAGGCTATTGGCGCAACCCCACAGCCACACAAGAAACCATTATTGATGGCTGGCTTCATACAGGTGATGTTGGCTTTATTGATGAGGATAGCTATCTGCAAATCACCGATCGCAAGAAAGATATTATTGTAAATTCTGGTGGGGATAATATTTCCCCGCAACGGGTTGAGGGTTTCCTATGCTTGCAAAAAGAAATCGCCCAATCCATGATCTATGGCGACCAGCGCCCCCATCTTGTCGGGCTGATTGTACCGGATGAAGAATTCGCCCTTGAATGGGCAAGCGAGAACGATGTTGCACAAGACCTCAGCGTTATCATTGAAAATGCCGCCTTCAAAACCCTCATTGCTCAAGCAGTCGCGCGGGTTAATGAAGAGCTTTCCAACATTGAAAAAGTGCGCAAATTCATTTTAACCGATCAGGCCTTTAGTATTGAGAATGAACAGATGACCCCCACCCTTAAAATCCGGCGTCATATCATCAAGGCGCAATATGGCGATCAACTCTCCCAGCTTTACGGTTAAGTCCTTAAGTATGACTACAAGCAGATAATCGCTTTTTGAAATTTCTACGTTTA
The genomic region above belongs to Candidatus Terasakiella magnetica and contains:
- a CDS encoding AMP-dependent synthetase/ligase, yielding MTNYLWPNLVTMFFDQANAKGDKPFVWQKVDDQYVSTSWSEAANQVVNLARALKKHGIEKGDRIVLVSENRSQWGIADMAIMAAGAITVPAYTTNTVNDHRHILNNSQAKAAIVSNQRLSETLLPATHGAAELEFVITMDGFELKQELSHPLHSWQEMVETGARLDDEIIQQASELSLDDTACIIYTSGTGGTPKGVMLAHRSILHNCQGATKLLKSIGLEDETFLSFLPLSHSYEHTAGLMWPIYLGAQIYYAERADTLAANMAECHPTLMTSVPRLYEMMRGKILRGLEKQSEKKQQIFMKAHDLGRAKYLGEPLGFLGSLQNMALKKLVRNKVREKFGGRLKAMVSGGGPLNPDVGIFFQALGIRILQGYGQTESGPVISVNAPHKIKMQSVGPALENTDLKIAPDGEILVRGDLVMKGYWRNPTATQETIIDGWLHTGDVGFIDEDSYLQITDRKKDIIVNSGGDNISPQRVEGFLCLQKEIAQSMIYGDQRPHLVGLIVPDEEFALEWASENDVAQDLSVIIENAAFKTLIAQAVARVNEELSNIEKVRKFILTDQAFSIENEQMTPTLKIRRHIIKAQYGDQLSQLYG
- a CDS encoding M3 family oligoendopeptidase → MKTNLPTWDLTHLYSSIKAVELKDDLSTAKELAQNFAKAYQGKLATLDGKGFAASLEAYEQMEDILGRVISYAQLQYSSDNTDAAIGQFYQNMQEEITDLSSLILFYTLEINKLEDEVLEGFFKEEAAAKYRPWVMDVRVHRPYQLSEEMERLLHEKSVSGKRAWNRLFDETMAGLRFPLQGKEVTISDVLDKMSSKEGAERKEAAKSFGGVLGENIRLFSLITNTLAKDKATEDQWRGLERPISSRNLSNLVEDEVVDALIGSVKDSYGDLAHRYYGFKAKWFGVDKLDYWDRNAPLPEDDDRKIEWSEAKDTVLTAYNAFDGEMAQIGQRFFDENWIDVPPRAGKDSGAFAHPVTPSAHPYILLNYHGKVRDVMTLAHELGHGVHQVLAADQGPLMADTPLTLAETASVFGEMLTFRSMLDKESDEKRRRIMLAGKVEDMLNTVVRQVAFCDFERQVHDERKKGELTPDRLGEIWMSVQTESLGPAFRYEDEYKHFWAYIPHFIHSPFYVYAYAFGDCLVNSLYDVFQNGHEGFQGKYRDMLAAGGSKRHKELLAPFGLDASDPDFWKRGLNVVSGFIDDLEDVI